Genomic segment of Caproiciproducens sp. NJN-50:
CGGAGACCAGGGCGGCATAGCCGAGGTAGGCGTAGCCTTTTTTTACGACCGCCATCAGGCCGAACTGGGCGATGACAAACGCCACCGCGGTAAACAGCAGGGAAAATCCGACGTTCCTCAGGCGGTGTCCGGACTTCCGCTTTTCCGGCTCCCCGATCCGGCGCTCCACGGCGTTGACGCAGCGGGTGACGATCCCGGATACCATATTCACGCCGGTCGAAACGGAGCCCAGGATCATGAGGGCCGCGATGACCGGCGTCAGCACTCCGGTGCCCACGCCGTTCTGAACCAGTACCAGCATGGGGACGGAAGCGGTGGCCAGGTCGGCCGCAAATGCCACGGCCAGCAGGCCGACAATGGTCAGCATCATGGCCAGGGTATTCGTGATGAATATGTAGACGGCGGCATGATTCACCTGCTTTTCGCTGGTCAGCGGCTCCATGTGCTGATACATGACGGACACGGAGGGAAGCTGGAACAGGAAGTACAGGAACGCGCTCCACAAAGCGGCGCCGAACGAGCCGCTCTCCCCGGAGGCGACGCACATGGAGCCTCCGGCCATCTTCGAGGCGGATGCCGTGATCTCTCCCCACTGGGCGATGATATTCGGCACCAGCACCGCAACAAGGCCCGCGATGATCAGCACGGACAGAGTGGAGGCGACCCGGCGCACCATATCGGTGCCGTACAGAGCGATGAGAAAAATGAAGGCGCCCACAAGGAGCGTGCAAAGCCAATACGGAATCTGAAACAGCGTGTTCAGGGTGGAGCCGCCGGTTGCAAAAGCCGCCGCGGACGCGGTGGCGATCATGATGAGATAGGTCAGCTCAAACAGGTTGGAAAACACCGCGCGGTACCTGCCGTAGAAATGGTCGGAAAAGCTGCGGTAATCGTACAGCCTGTTGCGGTAGGCGTAGCGCATGCCGTACCAGAAAAACAGGGCGTACAGGAACTGGGTGAAAACCGGCAGGAACAGGCACCAGATGCCGTAGTTGATAAAGTAGGAATAAATTTGCGCGCCGGAGGCGAATCCTCCGCCGAACTGGGTGGTGAACGCCACAAAAGCGATTCCGACCGCCAGCGGCATCCTGCTTTTGTCGACCAGCAGGGATTTCTTCTCACTCATCGTTTTCCCTCTTTCTTTTGCTTGTCAGGCGTGGTATTCCACGATCTTGCCGGGATTCAGGACCAGCCTCTCATCGAACGCCAGCTTGATGGATTTGTAAAGCCGGATCATGCGGCCGCCGAGAAAGGGTTCCAAAAATTCCAGACGGCCGTTGCCGATGCCGTGCTCGCCGGAAAGCTGCCCGCCCAGCCGCTTCGACAGATCGTACAGCTCCGTCAGGCTGGCGTGGGTCGCCGTTTTCCACTCCTCGTCGCTCATGCCGGAGTCCCGGAGCATCTCCGTGTGGATGTTGCCGTCTCCGGCGTGGCCGCAGGGCTCCACCCGGATTCCATGGGAAAGTGCGATTCTCTTCGCCGCCTTGACGTACTCGGCAATGGCGCTGCGGGGCACGACCACGTCGCACTCCTCCTGCGACACCGAATCCGCCTTCATCCCCTCCAGAATCGCGCCCCTGACTTCCCAGACCGAGGCGATCCGCTCCGGGGTATCCGCGATCATGCAGTCCAGCGCGCCGCTTTCCAGCGCCGCGTCACACGCCGCGTCGCAGGCGGCCTCCAGTTCCCCGGGGCTGGAGGCGTCGTACATGACGATCAGCACGGCCCCGCCCCCGGGAACCGGGAAGGGCTTGTTGAGCGTGCGCTCCACGATTTCCAGCAGTTCCCGCTCCACAAACTCGATGGCGGTCGGCGTGAACGGCAGGTCGAGCACCTTCGGCACCATGTCGGCGCAAGCCTCCAGGTCCGGGAAGGGCATGACGAGCGTGCAGGTGCACTTCGGAGCGGGCAGTAGCTTGAGCGTGACCTGCGTCAGGATGCACAGCGTGCCCTCGGAGCCGATCACCAGATCTTTCACATCGTAACCGGTGGTATTCTTCACCACATTGGAGGAAAAGTTGACGATGGAGCCGTCCGGCAGCACTGCTTCCATGCAGCGGACAAAATCGCGCGTCAGGCCATACCTCACCGCTTTCATACCGCCCGCGTTCGTGATGACGTTGCCGCCGATGGTCGCCGTTTTCTCCCCCGGGTCCGGCGGATAGAACAGGCCCTCCGCCGCCGCTGCCGCCTGAACGTCCAGCAGCAGCGCGCCCGGCCCGCATGTGATGGTCTGGTTTTTCCGGTCCACCGGAAAAATGCGGTTCATCCGCATCAGGGACAGCATGATGCCGCCGTATTTGCAGGTGGAGCCCCCGGCCAATCCGGTGCCGGCGCCTCGCACCACCACCGGGATATTGTGGTCGTACCCGTATCTCATCACGGCGGATACTTCCCCTGTATTCTCGGCCTCCACATAGAGGTCGGGCGGAAAAACTCCATATTCCGGCATTTCATCATGACAGTATTCGGGCAGAATGTCGGGGCCCGCTTTCACCCGTTCGGGGGAAGTGAGGGACTTGATCGCTTCGATGCCCGCGGCATCCAGCTTCCGATAGGGGTAAGGCATTTTACTCCGCCTCCTTTCCCGCGGCGGCAAGCTGCTTCAGCAGCGCCGGAACCGCGTCAAACAGGTTGTCGACGATGCAGTAATTTGCGATGTTGAAAATCAGCGCGTTGGGGTCGGAATTGATCGCCACGACGCACTCGCTGCCGTTCATGCCGGCGGCAAACTGGATGGCGCCGGAAACGCCGCACGTGACGATCAGCTTCGGGCGGACCGTCCGGCCCGAAAGACCGATCTGATGGGCGGTGTCGCCAAAGCCGTTTTCCACCATCGGGCGGGTGAAGCAGAGCTGGCCGCCCAGGGTCTGCGCCAGACGGCGCACGAGCGCCACGCCGTCCCCGTTTTTCGCGCCGCGGCCCGCGACCACCAGAATATCCTCTTCCTCGATGGATTTTTTCCGGATCAAAGGGATGACCTCCAGCACTTCGATCCCGGAGCGCGCCATCGCGTCGCTCACCGGCATCGGGGTCACTTTTCCGTCCGGATGGTCCACTTTTCCGGCTTTGTCCATCACCCGGTAGCGGACCGTGGCGAATTGCGGCCGGGCGTCCGCGATCAGGATCTGCGCCATAATGTTGCCGCCGAAGGCGGGCCGGACCTGGACAAGGTCCGTGTTGAGCCGGATATCCAGCTTCGTGCAGTCGGCAGTCAGACCGGTGTGGAACCGAACGGACAGCCGCGGCGCCAGCGAACGGCCGAGCTCCGTGGCGCCGATCAGCACCACGGAGGGACGCAGCTGCGAGATGCAGTCCGCCGCCGCATCCGCATAGCAGTCCGCCTTGAATCCGGCAAAGCCGGGGTGTTCGTAGACAAAAGCCTCTTTAATTCCATAGGGAAGCAGTTTTTCCGCGTTTTTTTCCGTCCCATCCCCGCCGACCAGCAAGGCGGAGACCTCATACCCTACTTTGGCGGCCAGGCGGCGGGCCTCGCCGATCAGCTCATAGGTGACCGGATGAAGCTCCCCATTCTCCTGCTCCGCGTAAATCAGAATGCCCTTCCATCTGCTTTTCCCGGCGGTATCCTTCCGCGGTTTTTGCTCGAATGCGATCGCGCGGCTGGGACAGACTTTGACGCAGACGCCGCACATCCGGCATTTTTCGTTTACCCGCGGACCGTTTTCCTCCATGCTCAGCGCGTCGAATGGGCATTTTTCAATACACTGTCCGCACAGGTCGCAGGCCGCGGCGTTAAAATGGATCGCCGTCATTTCCCCGTCCCTCCCTCGATCAGTTTCTTTTCCTTCAAAACGGAAACCAGCGCGGCCGCTTTCTCTCCCGCGCTGCCCTTCAGCATCACTTTTTTTGCGTTGACCGGCGGGGCAAACATGGTTTCCACATGCGTCGGAGAGCCGGCCAGGCCGCAGCGGGAAAGATTTTTTTCCGGCAGGTCGTCAAAGCCGCAGACCCGGGGTCTCGCGCTTGAGCCGGTAGGAGGGCAGACGCGGCACGCAGATATTTTTTTCCACCGTGATGAGGCAGGGCAGCCGAAGCCGGGACCTCTGCGTGACGGTCGCCAGTGTCTGGCGCACCTCGATGCCCGTTTCATCCACCGCCAGGATCTCGCTGACCCACGCGGCGTGGGGGATTCCGAGATGCTCCGCGACGGCGGGGCCGATCTGAGCCGTGTCCCCGTCCGTGGTCTGCCGTCCGCAGAGGATCAGATCGGCCTTGCCGAGCAGGCGGATCCCCTGGGAAAGCGTGTAGGAAGTCGCAAGCACGTCGGACCCGGCGAATTTCCGGTCTGAAAGGATCACGGCGTCGTCCGCGCCCATCCGGTAGGCATCGCGCATCATCTGTTCCGCCTGCGGCGGTCCCATCGTCAGGACCGTGACCCTTCCTCCCATCCGTTCCCGAAGACGCAGGGCCGTCTCCAGCGCGCTGAGGTCATACGGGTTCGTCTTGGCCTGGGTGCCAAGGCGCTTTAACGAGCCCGTCTCCCGGTCGATTTCCACCTGCGAGGTGGCGGGGACCTGCTTCATGCAGACCAGAATATTCATTCCTGCTAGTCAACCCCTTTTGCTAATTTACTTTAAAGTTCTAAAGTGTAAACTGCTAAAATTTTAACACAGGACGGACGCGATGTCCATCCCTAATTTAAAATTCGACTTATTTTCAGAACAAAACGGATGCTCAATGCTGAAATATATCCGGGAAATCCGCACAAACTAACGTAAAATTCTCATAAAATCAGTCTTAGAAAGGACGTGCTGCAATGACCGGACCGTATTCAAAGCTCTTTGAACCCATCACGATCGGCAAGCTGACCCTTAAAAACAGGTTTTCCATGGCTCCCCTCGGCATGGTTTCCATGTCGGATTCCCAGGGAGGCTTCACTCAAAACGCCCAGGAATATTATGTCGAACGCGCAAGGGGCGGCACGGGACTGATCGTCACCGGCGTCACCAACGTGAATTATGATGAAATGGAACCGCTGGCGCTGCCCTGTGCCTCCCACAACCCGCTGTGGTTCATGAAAACCACAGCGCCCATGAACGAGCGCATCCACGCCTACGATTCCCGCATCTTTCTCCAGCTCACCGGCGGATTCGGCCGTGTGGCAATCCCCCACCTCATGAAAAACGCCATCGCCCCCTCCCCGCAGGAAAACCGGTGGGACCCTTCCATCATGCACCGAGAGATGAGCCGCGAGGAAATTCAGGAACTCATCAAATCCTTCGTCACCTGCGCCGTGGTGGCAAAGCAAAGCCATTTCGACGGAGTGGAGATCCACGCCGTGCATGAAGGCTATCTGCTCGACCAGTTTGCCATCGCGCTCTACAACAAGCGCTCCGACGAATACGGCGGAGACCTGCGCGGACGCCTGAAAGTGGCGACCGACGTGGTGAAGGGCATCAAGGCCGCCTGCGGAGACGATTTCACCGTTTCTCTCCGCTACAGCCTCAAGAGCTTTGTCAAGGGCATCCGTCACGGCGCACTGCCCGGAGAAAAATTCGTTGAACAGGGTAAAGACATCCAGGAGGGCGTGGAAGCCGCCAAAATTCTTGTGGAGGCGGGTTACGATATCCTCAACGTGGATGCCGGCACCTATGACTCCTGGTACTGGAATCATCCGCCGATGTATTTTGAAAAGGGAATGTACCGGGAATTCGGAAAAATCCTGAAAAAGGAAGTCAATGTGCCCATCATTTTGGCGGGGCGTATGGACGACCCGAAAATGGCCTGTGAAGCGCTGGGCGTCTGCTGTGACATCATCGGCCTGGGCCGCCCGCTGCTGGCCGACCCGGAGCTGCCCCTGAAAATCCGGACCGGACGGACGGACGAGATCCGGCCGTGCATCTCCTGCCAGCTGGGCTGCCTTGCCCGCCTGGCGCAGGGGCTTCCGCTGTCCTGCGCCGTCAACCCCGCCTGCGGCCGAGAGAAGGAAACGGCGCTGACGCCGGCGCTGTGCAAAAAGAACGTTTTGATTATCGGCGGCGGGCTCGCCGGCATGGAAGCGGCCCGAGTCTGCGCCCTGCGCGGCCACAAAGTGACGCTGCTTGAAAAAGGCCCAAGACTGGGCGGCAACGTGCTGCCCGGCAGCGTGCCGGATTTCAAGGAGGATGACCGCCATTTGATCGAATGGTACGAAACCGAGCTCGGAAAGCTGCCCGTGAAAATAAAACTGAACTGTGCCGCCGACAGGGAAACGGTCGAGCGCTTCAATGCCGACGCCGTCATCATCGCCATGGGCTCCACTCCCGTCCGGCTTGATTTTGGAAACAAGAACCGGATTTTCACAGCCGAAGAGATTCTTCTCTGCCCGGAAAAGGCCGGCAGCGATATCGTGGTTGTCGGCGGCGGGCTGGTAGGCTGCGAGACGGGTCTTTGGCTGAGGCGCATGGGCAACAAAAACGTCACCATCGTCGAGGCGGCACCGGAAATTCTGGGCGGTGGAGCCGACATGTGTTTCGCCAACTACGATATGCTGAAGGACCTGCTTGCCTTTGAAAAGATTTCGGTGTTTTGCTCCTCTGAAGTGACCGGTGTGGAAAACTCTTCCGTCACGGTGCGGTCAGCGGAGGGCGAAAAAAAGATCAAGGCGGATACGGTGATGCTGGCCGTCGGCTATCGGCCCGAGACGGTTCTGTACAACGAGCTGCGCGGCTGTGCGAAGGAAATTTACAACGTGGGCGATTCCCGGCACGTGCAGAACATCATGCACGCCATCTGGGACGCGTTTCAGGTCGCGCGGGAACTGTAAACTGGCGCTCCGCCAGCCGTAGCCGCAAACGGCCAACGAAAGGCCCGAACGCTGTTTGTGACAAAGAAAAATCCCCGGAAATCCTCATCTCTGC
This window contains:
- a CDS encoding YkvI family membrane protein → MSEKKSLLVDKSRMPLAVGIAFVAFTTQFGGGFASGAQIYSYFINYGIWCLFLPVFTQFLYALFFWYGMRYAYRNRLYDYRSFSDHFYGRYRAVFSNLFELTYLIMIATASAAAFATGGSTLNTLFQIPYWLCTLLVGAFIFLIALYGTDMVRRVASTLSVLIIAGLVAVLVPNIIAQWGEITASASKMAGGSMCVASGESGSFGAALWSAFLYFLFQLPSVSVMYQHMEPLTSEKQVNHAAVYIFITNTLAMMLTIVGLLAVAFAADLATASVPMLVLVQNGVGTGVLTPVIAALMILGSVSTGVNMVSGIVTRCVNAVERRIGEPEKRKSGHRLRNVGFSLLFTAVAFVIAQFGLMAVVKKGYAYLGYAALVSVFLPFVVRFLADGKKRRRTAE
- a CDS encoding FAD-binding oxidoreductase; protein product: MPYPYRKLDAAGIEAIKSLTSPERVKAGPDILPEYCHDEMPEYGVFPPDLYVEAENTGEVSAVMRYGYDHNIPVVVRGAGTGLAGGSTCKYGGIMLSLMRMNRIFPVDRKNQTITCGPGALLLDVQAAAAAEGLFYPPDPGEKTATIGGNVITNAGGMKAVRYGLTRDFVRCMEAVLPDGSIVNFSSNVVKNTTGYDVKDLVIGSEGTLCILTQVTLKLLPAPKCTCTLVMPFPDLEACADMVPKVLDLPFTPTAIEFVERELLEIVERTLNKPFPVPGGGAVLIVMYDASSPGELEAACDAACDAALESGALDCMIADTPERIASVWEVRGAILEGMKADSVSQEECDVVVPRSAIAEYVKAAKRIALSHGIRVEPCGHAGDGNIHTEMLRDSGMSDEEWKTATHASLTELYDLSKRLGGQLSGEHGIGNGRLEFLEPFLGGRMIRLYKSIKLAFDERLVLNPGKIVEYHA
- a CDS encoding electron transfer flavoprotein subunit alpha: MTAIHFNAAACDLCGQCIEKCPFDALSMEENGPRVNEKCRMCGVCVKVCPSRAIAFEQKPRKDTAGKSRWKGILIYAEQENGELHPVTYELIGEARRLAAKVGYEVSALLVGGDGTEKNAEKLLPYGIKEAFVYEHPGFAGFKADCYADAAADCISQLRPSVVLIGATELGRSLAPRLSVRFHTGLTADCTKLDIRLNTDLVQVRPAFGGNIMAQILIADARPQFATVRYRVMDKAGKVDHPDGKVTPMPVSDAMARSGIEVLEVIPLIRKKSIEEEDILVVAGRGAKNGDGVALVRRLAQTLGGQLCFTRPMVENGFGDTAHQIGLSGRTVRPKLIVTCGVSGAIQFAAGMNGSECVVAINSDPNALIFNIANYCIVDNLFDAVPALLKQLAAAGKEAE
- a CDS encoding oxidoreductase → MTGPYSKLFEPITIGKLTLKNRFSMAPLGMVSMSDSQGGFTQNAQEYYVERARGGTGLIVTGVTNVNYDEMEPLALPCASHNPLWFMKTTAPMNERIHAYDSRIFLQLTGGFGRVAIPHLMKNAIAPSPQENRWDPSIMHREMSREEIQELIKSFVTCAVVAKQSHFDGVEIHAVHEGYLLDQFAIALYNKRSDEYGGDLRGRLKVATDVVKGIKAACGDDFTVSLRYSLKSFVKGIRHGALPGEKFVEQGKDIQEGVEAAKILVEAGYDILNVDAGTYDSWYWNHPPMYFEKGMYREFGKILKKEVNVPIILAGRMDDPKMACEALGVCCDIIGLGRPLLADPELPLKIRTGRTDEIRPCISCQLGCLARLAQGLPLSCAVNPACGREKETALTPALCKKNVLIIGGGLAGMEAARVCALRGHKVTLLEKGPRLGGNVLPGSVPDFKEDDRHLIEWYETELGKLPVKIKLNCAADRETVERFNADAVIIAMGSTPVRLDFGNKNRIFTAEEILLCPEKAGSDIVVVGGGLVGCETGLWLRRMGNKNVTIVEAAPEILGGGADMCFANYDMLKDLLAFEKISVFCSSEVTGVENSSVTVRSAEGEKKIKADTVMLAVGYRPETVLYNELRGCAKEIYNVGDSRHVQNIMHAIWDAFQVAREL